The sequence CATGAAAAAGGTTGTCCGCAAGAATTCGTGCAAGTGTCGGAAGATATCTTAAAGAAATGTGGTTGGATACCATTAGCCATTATTACTATAGCAAGTCTTCTAGCTAGTAGTGGTCAAATAAAAAAGTTTTTGCATCAGCTACTTCAAGCCGATACATTTAAAGACGAGAAGGTAAAAGCTGCAGGTGATGAAATCAAGCATTCAAGTAAAGAGATTGTCCAAGTGCACAACGAATATATTCTTGAGGGCGGTAATTTCATCAAAGCTACAATGAAGACGCCAACCACCGGGGGACGGAAGCAAATGAAAGATCAATgcaagcaaaccaaaagaaaacaaaggccaaaataagcacaaagaaaagaaataaaaaattacTTTTGTAGAGTTACTAGCTAAATATCAAAAATAGAGTAAAAGCAAAAAGTGATTATCGGCCAAGTAGTGCAAACATCACGATCACCCCCTAGGCGCAAATCTGAGGaccggtattggcaaagtgagaattttaatgcagcatattcatatccttattttggggcGCCAATATCAATGTCATAGATACACCCATATGCTAATTTTTCTCCTTATCCATCATGGTACATGTATAATTCATGAGCGCAtcctccatcttattttagacaaTCTCCTCAAAATTATGCAGCTACGAGAAAACCAGCATTTGATGAACAATCACATGTCAAAGTCCGTTTCAATTGAAAAGAATTGTTTCAAAGCTCTAAAAAGGAGATGGTCAAGCAAGTTAATCACGTTAAGAAAGATGATCACAAGAGTGCTAATTCAAATTTGGTCTTAAAAGATAAAGAGCCAAATTAAAGAGTTAACATTGgttacaaaaggcaaagaagtgaagcaattGATTGTTGAACATCAAGATGCCAAAACAGAAGAAAATAAGTTGAGAGTGCACAGTGTCGGAAAGGAATTGTCATTGCTTGAAAAAGAATCACAGCCgaggtgcccactcggcttatcaaaTTGATGACATTAGTGGATGACGTGGCTTCACCAAAACGCAGGAAAACCATGTAGTGGGGgctcctatttagatatagaagatgtcTATTCAAAGAGAAGATTCATATGATAAAACACATTATACATCAATACTAACAAATATGCAATAGTAGGCTTAAAAAAAAGCAATGCACAGAGAAACAAGCAGTCGAAAATACGCAGTAAAAAAACATTTATGACATTCAATAGTTACTTAGTAAACCATGCAATAGACGACGACATGTGGTACAACATGCAATATTAACATAATGAGACATACAGCAGACATATACCAGAAACACCGGACATGATATAAACCAGAGAGCAGCGTGAGCAGGCACGGTGGTGAATCATAGTTTCAGAAGAAGTCTGACCTCACTCGACGAACAAGTCAAACTGGCGCACAAACCACCAAATAGTATTCTAGTCAAAGTAAACTAATATAGGGCTGGAGGAAATGGAGTGAATGCAGTGCGCTTGAAGAGGATACGAGTAAGCATCCAAACAAAACAGCCAAGAATAATCAGATGAAATGTATACAAGGAATAGTGCTCTAACTTTTGCGCCAAAATAAATCTCAGATGGCGTACAAAGGCCTGACCACTTCCATTTGTAACTAGAACTACTAATATATGAACTTAGCATGCTCCAAAGATTCCAAGTTATCGGATGAACTTATCACACTGCCGCAAAATTGTCTGAAGTCTAGACAAAAGTCATGTGAGAGGATTCCATTGCCGTTCTTGAATACTGCAGTGGAAAGGCAACACTGAGCCATTGCTAGTAGCACATGTTACATACGTAAATTAGGAAGAAGAGAAGGATATCAGCTTACATGGAACATTCGGAAGGTCGGAGTATTCACTCAAAAAGAGCACCGTTTGGCATTTCGTTCAAAGAACCTATGATAACATAAAGGTTGAGGTTAGTGCAGGTCTGTAATCGGATAACAATCGGAAAAGCAAGTGTATGTCGTACCATAAGATGTGAGCCAATCCTGAGTACAGACAGtctcctcaacccagtgtttacTAGACTGACAAATTGTTCGTCTTGCAGTCCTTATTGCTACACTGCATTCAGTACTGGCTGGTATTGCCAATATATCACGTGCCATCCGAGCAATTGTGGGGTAGGTCAGGCTATGTTCCTTCCACCATTGTAGAACGGTTTGCTCGCCTGTGCAGGGACGTGGCTCTTGCAAGTACTGATCAAGTTCTGCCATCGGACGCTTGCTAAATGGATAGGTAATATGATGATAATATTGCATCAGCGTATCATCCCCCTTCACAAGAATGTTCCGGCCATTTTTAGGTCCAGATGTGCAGCTAGTGTCTCCCACCTGATCAGAATATTCATAGAAGAGGTTGATCAACATGTCATGCACTTCCTGAAAATATTCTTTTATATCCTTGTCCAATTCGCGCCTCAAACAATAATTGTACAACTTAGGACGAAGACAAGACTTGATGCATTCCAGACGGTGTGAAGGATCCATGATTACAGGTAGACAGATATTTAAGCAATAGAGATTCCAGTATTCGGTTGTTATGACCGGACAGGTCTATACCAGGAAGAGGCCCACCGGGCATTAGTATTAGAGGCTTGTCccgcaagttatcttaggcaaattatcttaggctaaagttataaatactagttgtaagacactgtttgagatcaagcaataaagatattataatcttctgttgcccggctccccaaggagccggaaccctagccgcctctcccaaccctagccgcgacggcgcccgaccgccggcgcgcccgctccaGCCTCCGTCCCCCTCCTCCCTGTCCATACAACCTACGCCGGAGGcctggtaggaaccctagtcctaccaatttggtatccagagacACCAGGCCGATCATGTCGCTTcctccatcaccgccgccgctgccatctACCTCTGCCCCACCACTGCTGCCGCCGGCCACCTCCGCGCCGATGACGGCGATCACGTCCGGGACCGTCACCACTACCGCGCCGGCGCCGGTCACCACCACGGCGGATCCGCCCCCGCTCCTCACGCCTGAGGAGATGTCGGGCACCCTGCGGGAGCTCGTCCACGCCGTCCGAGGCATCAGCCTCTACCTCGCCGGGCACCAGTCCCCGCCACCgaacgccgccaccaccgcctaTGGGCCGCCGCCGCTACAGTGGCCCGCCCCGGCCTTCCAGGCGCCCTACGGAGGGGCGCCCCCGCCGCCGCTCCTGCTGCCGCACTACCCGGCCGCGGGAACGCCTTGGCCAGCGTGGCCGACCACCACCGCAGCGCTGGGAGGCCCGCCTCAGCAGTCCCTCCcggcgccaccgccggcccccACGACGCAGGCGCCGGTGCAACCGCACCACCAGGCACCGCCGCCATCGCCAGCACCACCACCTGCGTCCCGGCCTACTGGTCGGCCCCTGCACCAGGTGCAGTTTTCGTCCTTGCCTTCGCCGATTCCCGCGTGGGCGACCGGCTCGTCTCCGGACCCGGTGTATACTACGGCGCCGGAACACCAGATGCCCTCTCTCCGATTTGATCGTCCCTCCAGCTCGGCGAACTACGCCCCAGAGATACCCGACCCAGCACATGCACTGTCGTTTACTGCAGCCCCCGGGCACGGTGGTCCGACACCCCCTCGCTTCGCCAAACTGGATTTCGCCACTTAcgacggcacggaggaccccctcaaccAGTGCGAACAGTTTTTTCGAGGGCAGCAGACGCTCGCTTCGGATCGCACCTAGCTCGCGTCCTATCATCTCCGAGGCGCGGCGCAGActtggtactacgccctcgagcaggacgagggcggcatgccaccaTGGGAGCGCTTCCGGGAGCTTTATCTCCTCCGGTTCGGGCCTCCTATCCGCGGGAGCCGATTGGCGGCCCTCGGTCGTTTGCCTTTCACATCCACGGTGCAGGACtacgccgaccgcttccaggccctggcgtgccatGCGCCGGGCGTCTCCGCGACTCAGCGCGCCGAGTTATTTGTGGGCGGATTACCAGACCATATCCGCGTGGACGTCAAGCTCCGGGATCCCCCcgacctccagacggccatgtactacgcccgggcCTTCGAGCAGCGGGCTCAGGCGCTACAGCAACCGGCCGGCCGGGGCGGCCGCCTTCCCAGTCGACCCGCACCATCACCTGGCCGGCCCCCTCCAGCCTCGGCGACCACCTCTTCGGCCACCATCCGGACCTTCCGTCGGTTGTCCCCGGCCGAGCAGCAGGAGCGTCGCCGTCAGGGCCTCTGCTTCAACTGCGATGAGCCCTACTCGCCGACCCATGTCTGCCCCCGCCTATTTTACTTGGAGACGGTCGACTACAACGAGGCGGACGACTCGACCGACGAGCCACCACCCGCGGCGCCCGCGGACGCGCCCGCGGATTCTACGGCAACGGCGTGCGTCGTCTCCCTCCACGCTCTTGCCGGCATCCGTGGCGAGCGGACCATGCTGTTACCGGTGACGATCCATGGCGAGCGGCTGGTGGCTCTGCTGGATACTGGCTCAACCCATAATTTCCTACCCGCGGCGACCATGCATCGACTAGCACTGCCGACCACGAGCGGGGAGCGCCTGCGGATCACGGTGGCAAACGGTGATCGCCTCCAGTGTCATGGGCTCGCCCGCGACGTTCCCATCTCCATCTGTGGCGAGCACTTCTCCATTACCTGTGCAGGGATCGACCtcggctgcttcgacttcatcctcgggGTGGACTTCCTCCGGACCCTCGGGCCCATCCTGTGGGACTTCGACGTGCTCACGATGATGTTCTGGCAGCTAGGCCGCCGCATCCGGTGGGACGGCCTTGGGGGCGCCGCGCCGGCCGTGCCACACCTCCAGCTGGCCGCCGCGTCCCAGGAGGCCGAGCACCCCCTGTTGGATCCCCTTCTGCAGCAGCACAGCGATCTCTTCGACGAGCCTCGGGGTCTTCCGCCCGCCCGGGTGTACGACCACCATATTCACCTTGTACCGGGTTCCACCCCCGTGGCGGTTCGGCCCAACCGCTACCCGCAGCTGCAGAAGGATGAGTTGGAGCGACAGTGTGCCCTTATGCTCGCGGCAGGCATCATCCGGATCTCCACGTCACCCTTCTCCGCACCGGTGCTTCTCGTCCACAAGACGGACGGCACGTGgcgtttctgcatcgactaccgcgccctGAACGCGCTCACGCTCAAGGACAAGTTCCCTATACTGGTGGTCGACGAGCTCTTGGATGAGCTCCAtggggcgcgcttcttcaccaagctcgatctCCGCTCGGGCTATCATCAGGTGCGCATGCAtccagacgacatcgccaagacggcgtttcgcacccaccatggccacttcgagttcttggtgatgcccttcggcctcgccaacgcctcgGCAACTTTCCAGGCCCTGATGAACGACGTCCTTCGACCCTACTTACGGCGTTTGTGCTTGTTTTTTTTGATGACATTATTATCTACAGCGCCACCTGGGCCGAGCACCTCCAGCACGTCgccattgtcttcaacgagcttcgagcgcaccacctccaccttaagcgctcgaagtgctcgttcgggacaCCTACCGTCGCCTACCTCGACCATGTCATCTCGGCCGACCGGGTGGctatggacgccgacaaggtggcggcCGTCTCTGCATGGCCGACGCCTCACTCGCCGCGGGCTCTCCGCGGGTTCCTCGGCCTCGCCGGCTACTACCGGAAATTTATCCGGGAGTTCGGGCTCATCGCGGCGCCCCTCACGCGGTTGCTTCGCCGCGACGCTTTCGCCTGGGACGACGAGGCGGTGACGGCGTTCGAGGCCCTCAAAGGGGCCCTCACGACAGGCCCCGTCCTCCAGATGCCCGACTTCGACCGCCCGTTTGTGGTGGACTGTGACGCCTCGGGCGCCGGGTTCGGCGCCGTGCTTCATCAAGGCGATGGGCCCCTCGCTTTCTTCAACCGGCCCTTCGCTCCGCGCCATCTTAAGCTGGCAGCATACGAGCGGGAGCTCATTGGCCTTACAGGCCGTTCGTCATTGGCGGCCGTACTTGTGGGGACGATCCTTCCACATTCGCACGGACCACTACAGCCTGAAGTTCTTGCTGGACCAACGGCTATCGACCGTGCCGCAGCAccagtggatcagcaagctcttcggcttcgACTTCTTCGTCGAGTATCATCCGGGCCGTCTTAACATCGTGGCCGACGCGCTGTCCCGTCGCGACTCCGACCTTGCTCCCTCCACCGACGAGTCCACCGGGGCGGCCCTGTGCATCCGCTCCGGGCCGACGTTCGGTCTCTTCGCCGACATTCGCCACGCCACTGCGACGGCCGACGATGCCGTCCTTCTTCAGTAGTAGCTCACGGCCGGCGACCTGGAGGAGCCTTGGCGCTTCTCTGACGGACTGCTTCTCCATGCGCGCCGGATCTTTGTTCCGGCGCATGATGATCTCCGTCACCAGGTGTTACAGCTCGCCCACTCGGCGGGTCATGAGGGTGTGCAGAAAACCCTCCATCGTCTTCGCGCCGACTTCTACATCCCTTGCGATCGCGCCCTGGTCCGCGACTGGGTTCGGTCTTGTCAGACTtgccagcgcaacaagacggaGACCTTGAGGCCGGCTGGTTTACTTCAGCCTTTGGAGGTGCCGTCTCAGGTTTGGACGGATAtatccatggacttcatcgagggccttcccaaggtgggcaGCAAGTCGGTCATTCTCACagtggtcgaccgcttctccaagtacgCCCACTTCATCGCGCTCGGCCATCCATACACGGCGGCGTCAGTGGCCAGGGCCTTCTTCGACGGCATCGTCCGTCTCCACGGGTTCCCTACTTCGATCGTCAGTGATCGGGACCCAGTGTTCACGGGCCATGTCTGGCGCGACCTTTTCAGGATGACGGGTGTCCAGCTTCGCCTGAGTGCGGCGtttcatcctcagacagatggtcagtctgaggtggttaacaaggtcattgccatgtatttgcgttgtgtgACAGGTGATCGGCCTCGCGCTTGGGTCGATTGGCTCtcttgggcggagtactgctacaacacctcttaTCACTCCGCCCTGCGCGCGACGCCGTTTGAGGTGGTCTATGGTCGCCCACCCCCGCCTATACTTCCGGTGGACCCGGAGACGGCTCGGACGGAGGTTGCAAGTGACCTTATCCGCAGTCATGACAAGATGCTTGCTGAGGTTCGTCAGCGTCTCCTTCAGGCACAGCAGctggccaagcactactacgacgaTCATCATCGCGAGGCGGAGTTTGCGGTGGGTGATTGGGTGTGGCTGCGTCTTCTCCACCGCTCTACGCAGTCACTCGATCCGCGTGCGAAGCGCAAGCTCGGCCCTCTCTACGCCGGGCCCTTCCCTATCTTGGAGCGCATTGGGAAGGTGGCTTATCGTCTTCAGCTTCCGGCCCGCGCTcgcatccacgacgtcttccatgttGGGCTGCTCAAGCCTTTTCGTGGCGAGCCACCGGCGGCTCCTCCGGCGCTTCCTCCAATCGCCGATGGTCGCATTCTTCCCGAGCCAGCAAAGGTGTTGCAGGCGCAGCTCCGTCGTGGCGTCTGGTTCGTCCTCATTCAGTGGGCGGGCCTTCCGGAggaggaggctacttgggagcagcATGACGAATTCCGCCAACACTATCCAGACTTTCAGCttgaggacgagctgtttgcgcaggcgggaAGAGATGTTATGACCGGACAGGTCTATACCAGGAAGAGGCCCACCGggcattagtattaggggcttgtcccgcaagttatcttaggcaagttatcttaggcaagttatcttaggctaaagttataaatactagttgtaagacaccgtttgagatcaagcaataaagatattataatcttctgttgcccggctccccaaggagccggaaccctagccgcctctcccaaccctagccgcgatggcgcccgaccgccggcgcgcccgctccaGCCTCCGTCCCCCTCCTCCCTGTCCATACAACCTACGCCGGAGGcctggtaggaaccctagtcctaccatcAGTAAACTTCTGCTGCATCTTCTTTAGCTCTTTCGAAACTGTTTTGTCCCCGTAAAAACTATCCTCTGGATGCAGAGCTCGTTTTGCACCCCATAACCGGTCAAGGAGGTCGGCTGGGCCATGAAAGGTGTTCATCTCATCCATGTATATATGCACCCTCTGCAATATCTTACAGATACGTTGCGCGTTGCTCCACTCTTCAGCTGAAGGTGCATATCCACAGTTCAGAAACCGTACTGCTGAAGGGATGTGGCCCTTTGTGTGCTTGGAACACTTTGTTGACTTCTCCATCACTTTGTGAAGTTCATCGATCCCCACATGTATGACCTGATTAACTAGATGAATTGGAGACCGTGCCACAAACAAGCTACGGTTTGCAGACATTGATGAGGTATGTTTTGCAGACATACACGAGCTCCGGTTTGCCGAGCGAAGGTTCCATTCTTGGAGACTGGCTTTGAGATCTGAAGCAACTGAATCATCTAGAAACACATCGTCCAGTGTAATGCTGAAAACCTTGTAACGAAGACCCCAATCTCCAATAGCACTCAGTATATCCTGGCTCAGTTGCTTTGCATTGCAGGAAGGATCCACAGAGTGAAACCTGATGATATGTTTCTGCTTCTCCCATTCATCATCAATGTAATGAACACTCAAGCATAGGAACGCTGAGGTCAGATCATAATGCCACagataagcactcaagcaaaccCGACTGCTCAAAGCTGCCAACTTCTCCTTCAGCTTGGTTTTTTCTTTGTCGAACAGTTCCCTAGAGTACCTATACATGTCAGCTTTGGCCGGCATCTTCACCATAGGATTCAAGCTAGAAACAAACTTACTGAATCCATCATGGATCTGTATCGGTGGCGGGTACCCGTGCACAGAAAATATCCTGACAAGTTCCTCATGGGGCTCAATCTGACCAACCTTCAGATTCCTCTGATTCATGTCAGTGGGAATGTCCTGGTCAGGCACTGCAAGTTCCTCATGCGACTGATTCTTCCGATCTTTGTCAGTGTGAGTGTCACATGAAGCAAGATTCTTCTGCTCATGTGTCCCAAGCTCCCCGTGAGACAAATTCTGATCAACCTTCGCTGTGTCTGAGGATTTGTTTTGGCCGGTCAACAAGAACGGGGGCTTGTGTTGCATTGCCCTCTTCTGGGCTCTGGGGCAGCACTTGGCCTGGTGCTTTCGCAGGTTGCCGGTTCCGCTGCTGAAGACCTGGTGGCAGTGCATGCACTCGGCCCTCGCGAGCTTCCCATCGATGTAGATGGGGGTGAAGTCATCCCACACCTTCGACCGGAGCCTCTTCGGCTTTCGACCCGAGAACACTGGGCCAGGGGCGCTGCCTGTGCTCTCCTCTTGGTCAACCATGGCATTGGAATTGTGAGGCTCGTCTTCCATGCCTGTGCATCAAAAAAGGCAGAACACATGAGTAATGGAACTTGTCCTAATTTACTTGGACAGTAATGTTGCAAAGAGAATGCGACTGAACAGACACATCACATGTCTAGCGAAAGCATGGAACAAGGCATCAAACCAAATGCGGCGCAAGATTATTTTTCCACGAGCGGCGCAACACATCAACACGTCAGATTCATGAGGGAAGTAGACAGCTAACAGCAGAACCGCAGGGCGACAGACACTAATTACAATCTTACAGAGCACAGTAGCTACCAACACCATTCAAGGAGACGGAAATAAACATATTTGGAGAACGCATGCTACAAGAACATGATATCCGCTTTGCTTCAGCCCATATTTCTCCTCTTCCTTGCCGGCGCGGCCGGGACCAGGACCATCACACCCCTGATCCACACCAAGCGAAATCAAACGGATCATCGCAGATTGTCCGGTCGCATCGCATTCGACAGGAACGATCAAACGGAGAAACCAGAAGTACGATCCGACGAAGGGGGGGAAGTATGAAGTAGCGACGCATTATCTAGCGAGAAAAGGAAAACTAAGAAGAGCTCGAGAAGAGCGTACCGATGATCGCAATCCCAGGGCACGGGAGGGACTCGCGCCGATCGGATGCGACGCGACGGTGCCGCTCCGCCGCCGTTTGCTTCTCCCTGGACCTCCCAATCTTAAACGAGACGACGAGGGGGGAGAGGGGAATCGATTTTACTCCTACTTGTTTTGTTTTTGAATCGATCGATTTGGGTGTGCGGTGGCGGAAGAAACGAGAGGGAAACTGAGGGAGTGGCGAAACAACATTCGCGCGGCCGCTTTTCCTCCCCGGCGGGCGAGTGAACACATTCTGGGCTCAAATTCCTCGCGAGCCCATACCTCCAACCTTGAAGAAGAAAGAAGCCCATTAGTTCAGTTCGGGCCAGACCGGCTGGGCCTTATCGTAAGTACACAAATCACAAAaggaatattttttattttttatattactACTCTCTATTTTCCCCAAGCGTGGGAACAAATGCAcgagttttttttttgcggggaaacaaATGCACGAGTTAGGTAGCGCGGTGGGCTGTGGAGGACTAGCACGTAGGGACTGCGATGCACTCTAGCCGGTCAAGATTACACTTACACACTACCACCTGGCGACACCGTCTGTCGCGCTTTCCTGGGGCAGCTCACGCTGGCAGCTGCCATGCCATTGCCTATGCCACATCCATCCACTCGTAGCAGTCGGCAAGCTACAGGCCGAGGCTACAGCGCACGCATCTTTCATCTCGTTGCAGCAACAAAGCAGATGCGGCACCGCGGAGTACTGCACGGGGCTCTGAGTCAGTCTGTCTGTCCGACGCGCGAATTCCACCTCACGTCTCATCTCCTAGTGCGCGCCCGGCCAAGATTTTCCTGGCTTTCCTGCGTACGGGCCGGCCCATCGGCCAGCTGACTAATTAGCGTGCGCTGCATGCCATTATGATGACCTGCATCACGGATCGGTCGACGGATTATCTTGGTGCCGTGCGGTGCCGGGGATCCCCCACGGGAATCAGAGCGTCTCCCCGCTTTAATCTCTCGTGGCGGCCAAAGGAGCGGAaaggaaaggagaaaggggggaaACGAAAGCGGGGTGGCGTCGTGGTCGTGGGGTTCCGgggcggcgctgctgctgctgcctcgccGTGCGTCTCCGAGTGATGCCCTGATGATTGAGACGGAGACGCTTGTACACCACGTCGTGTGTAGTATCGTGTTGTGTATCTCCACTCCACTCATCTTTCTAGGTGGTTTCCATGATTGGTTCTGATGATGGGGATACGGGGGCACGTACTGCTACGTATTGGACCGCATGCGCGACGGTACCGGTGCTCCTGTCTCTACGCCAGGGTGGAAACGTGACCGTTCCTCCCGGCGTTTTGTAGTAGCCGTGGTGCGCTTAGATGGCGATTTAAAACCAGCAACACCAAAATTTTGGTGACGGTGAGAATTTCTCCTCTTGTTTGGATGGTTGTCGATATTTTGACGTTGATtttgagtaaatagcataaaactactagtaGTTTACAGGTTAGGATTTCAAAAAACTATCACTTTTTAATTTTTCTTAAAAAACTATCAAACGTgaggtcggctgtttcaaaaaacccaaagcGGCCGCGACTAGCAATTTTACCGTTTTCCTAACGTGCTGGACCCACCGGTCAGGCCACGTGGCCACGCGCGCTGACGGCGCAGCCGTTGACGGCCGTTAGCCCCCGACCGGTCCGGTGGGAACCAAAGCAAGTGGTCGGGCCGCGCTCCTCTCGGTCTACCCctcctctcccccgcattgacctaggttggcgatggcggcggcgcagccAAATGCCGTCGACGGCGAGCTTCCCGTCGAAGAGGGTGGTGGACATTCAGAGGTGGAGAAATGGCTAGGCAGCTCGAGCTTCCCGGTGCAGCGGTCGCCGCATCCATCACCGCCTGACGCTCAGGTGGATCCGGCGAGCTCAGATCCGGCAGTCCGCGCGGCTCGGGCAGTGGCGAAGTGCATCCACACAGATCCAGATGGCGGCCACAGGTGGGCGTCGTCCTTTGGTGGAGTGAGGTAAGAAAAAAAATTGGCCATTCATacctttagttcaaatttgaaaattatggttagaagatgatattttttgttagGAAACAAGTAGTTGAACTAGGGTTAGTAGTTGTTTGTGGTTGTCATGCTACTGCTTTGGATTGGTTATGTCACTGTAGAAGATAGTGCATTAGGTCAGTGCATTTGGTCAGTGCATTCACTGTAATTAGAAGATAGTGCAGTAATGTTCAGTGCATTTATTTATTGTTTTAAGTTTCAGTTACTTGAAAAATAATTGTTTGTCAATTTAATCTCCTACATCTTAGATGATGAGATTTGGGACCTGAGGCTACATTTTCAAGGAACAGATAATATGGAGAGAAAGTATCCAGTTTCTTCAGATATCAGTTATCTGACCATATTAGCATTGGTTGAGTTGGAGGGGTATAGAATGGATGCTTTTCTGACTTGTGtaaaggaagagggaaaggggTAGGAGGGGGTGAAGGTCCTGGACAGGGAGGAGGCATTAGAGGAAATGCTTGACTTATTTGTTGCTAAGAAGCTACTGAACATCACTGTCAGCAAAGCTACTGATCCAAGCCCATCAGATGATAATACGGATCATATTATGCTTGAGTAACTGATCCCCGTTAGTCAAGTTGGTGAGCCTGTTGTTTACTCAGTCTCACAAGAAGGTGTTCTGTACCCTGCCTCTAATGCTAGTTTGCCAGCTGTAACCCCTTGTGAGCCCTACCTGAACACACAACAAAGATGCAATTTGAACAAGGGGAAAACAGTTGTGGAAGAAGATGtagaagaagaagcagatgaagaTGTACCAGAAGAAGAAGATTATATGGACAAATCCTCTTCGGATTTTGAGTTCTATAGGGGTGATTACAGAGGGCGGACAATTTCTTACAAAGCTTGGTGTAGGAGTGAAGCTGAGGTTGGCACAGATACTGCAGAGCACATTTGTGGAGCAAACTCAGAACCTTCTGAGTTTTGGCAGGAAGAACAAATTGTTTCTAAAGATGAAGAAGCAAAGGATCCTGGTGCTCTAACTACAAAATGAGCAAAAAAACTTAAGCCAGTTAGAAAACCTGGCCCAACTAGCAAGTCTCACAGTGAGCCTGAGCACATCAAGTTTGAAGATTATGTCCCTGAAGCTGATGAGTACTATTTTCCAGGTGATTTTGTCCTaagtgatgaagaagatgttccaagGCTGCCATCTGGAAGGAAGAGTAGGAAGAAGccgaagaaggagaggagatggtATGATCTATCTAGGcctgatgcacatgagcagttttcaatgcatttatgcttTGAAAATGTAGTTGAGTTCAGAGAAGCACTTAGAAATTTTCATGTGAGGACTCTTAggaattttgagtatcacagaaatgaACCAACTAGGGTTATTGCTTGGTGCTCTGAGAGAAAACATGGTTGTCAGTTTTACATAGTTGCCTCTAGGATAGCTCATGAGGCAACTTTCAGTATCAAGAAGATAAACCTGGATCACACTTGTGGAGCTAGTGGAGAGAACACAAAGGTGAAAGTCAGTTGGGTTGCTAAGGTTTGTGAGGATACAGTCAGATCCAACCCTGAAGCTGGTG comes from Triticum aestivum cultivar Chinese Spring chromosome 5B, IWGSC CS RefSeq v2.1, whole genome shotgun sequence and encodes:
- the LOC123116137 gene encoding zinc finger BED domain-containing protein RICESLEEPER 3-like, which codes for MEDEPHNSNAMVDQEESTGSAPGPVFSGRKPKRLRSKVWDDFTPIYIDGKLARAECMHCHQVFSSGTGNLRKHQAKCCPRAQKRAMQHKPPFLLTGQNKSSDTAKVDQNLSHGELGTHEQKNLASCDTHTDKDRKNQSHEELAVPDQDIPTDMNQRNLKVGQIEPHEELVRIFSVHGYPPPIQIHDGFSKFVSSLNPMVKMPAKADMYRYSRELFDKEKTKLKEKLAALSSRVCLSAYLWHYDLTSAFLCLSVHYIDDEWEKQKHIIRFHSVDPSCNAKQLSQDILSAIGDWGLRYKVFSITLDDVFLDDSVASDLKASLQEWNLRSANRSSCMSAKHTSSMSANRSLFVARSPIHLVNQVIHVGIDELHKVMEKSTKCSKHTKGHIPSAVRFLNCGYAPSAEEWSNAQRICKILQRVHIYMDEMNTFHGPADLLDRLWGAKRALHPEDSFYGDKTVSKELKKMQQKFTDGRTRVPTRPPA